The following coding sequences lie in one Notolabrus celidotus isolate fNotCel1 chromosome 6, fNotCel1.pri, whole genome shotgun sequence genomic window:
- the LOC117814886 gene encoding myosin heavy chain, fast skeletal muscle-like: MAVYGKAAIYLRKPERERIEAQSKPFDAKSACYVTDVKELYLKGTIMSKDGGKVVVKVLDTQEKTVKEADVCPMNPPKYDKIEDMAMMTHLNEASVLYNLKERYAAWMIYTYSGLFCATVNPYKWLPVYDSEVVNAYRGKKRMEAPPHIFSVSDNAYQFMLTDRENQSVLITGESGAGKTVNTKRVIQYFATISVGGDKKRDTSKGSLEDQIIAANPLLEAYGNAKTVRNDNSSRFGKFIRIHFGTTGKLASADIETYLLEKSRVTFQLPDERGYHIFFQMMTNHKPELIEMALITSNPYDFPMCSMGQIAVNSIDDKVELEATDNAIDILGFTGEEKMAIYKLTGAVLHHGNMKFKQKQREEQAEPDGTEDADKVAYLLGLNSADMLKALCYPRVKVGNEYVTKGQTVPQVGNSVTALAKSIYERMFLWMVIRINQMLDTKQARQYFIGVLDIAGFEIFDFNTLEQLCINFTNEKLQQFFNHTMFVLEQEEYKKEGIIWEFIDFGMDLAACIELIEKPMGIFSILEEECMFPKATDTSFKNKLYDQHLGKNKAFEKPKPTKGKAEAHFSLVHYAGTVDYNIAGWLDKNKDPLNESVIQLYQKSSVKLMPVIYPPVVEETGGKKGAKKKGGSMQTVSSQFRENLGKLMTNLRSTHPHFVRCLIPNESKTPGLMENFLVIHQLRCNGVLEGIRICRKGFPSRILYADFKQRYKVLNASVIPEGQFIDNKKASEKLLGSIDVNHDEYRFGHTKVFFKAGLLGTLEEMRDEKLASLVTMTQALCRGYLMRKEFVKMMERREAIYTIQYNVRSFMNVKHWPWMKVYYKIKPLLKSAETEKELSQMKENYDKMKTDLATALAKKKELEEKMVSLLQEKNDLQLQVASEGENLSDAEERCEGLIKSKIQMEAKLKETTERLEDEEEINAELTAKKRKLEDECSELKKDIDDLELTLAKVEKEKHATENKVKNLTEEMASQDESIAKLTKEKKALQEAHQQTLDDLQAEEDKVNTLTKAKTKLEQQVDDLEGSLEQEKKLRMDLERAKRKLEGDLKLAQESIMDLENDKQQSDEKLKKKDFEISQLLSKIEDEQSMGAQLQKKIKELQARIEELEEEIEAERAARAKVEKQRADLSRELEEISERLEEAGGATAAQIEMNKKREAEFQKLRRDLEESTLQHEATAAALRKKQADSVAELGEQIDNLQRVKQKLEKEKSEYKMEIDDLSSNMESVAKAKGNLEKMCRTLEDQLSEIKTKNDENVRQNNDMSAQKARLLTENGEFSRQIEEKEALVSQLTRGKQAFTQQIEELKRQIEEEVKAKNALAHGLQSARHDCDLLREQFEEEQEAKAELQRGMSKANSEVAQWRSKYETDAIQRTEELEEAKKKLAQRLQEAEEQIEAVNSKCASLEKTKQRLQSEVEDLMIDVERANGLAANLDKKQRNFDKVLAEWKQKYEEGQAELEGAQKEARSLSTELFKMKNSYEEALDQLETMKRENKNLQQEISDLTEQIGETGKSIHELEKSKKQVETEKSEIQTALEEAEGTLEHEESKILRVQLELNQIKGEVDRKLAEKDEEMEQIKRNSQRVIDSMQSTLDSEVRSRNDALRIKKKMEGDLNEMEIQLSHANRQAAESQKQLRNVQAQLKDAQLHLDDAVRAQEDLKEQAAMVDRRNGLMMAEIEELRAGLEQTERSRKIAEQELVDASERVGLLHSQNTSLLNTKKKLETDLVQVQGEVDDTVQEARNAEEKAKKAITDAAMMAEELKKEQDTSAHLERMKKNLEVAVKDLQHRLDEAENLAMKGGKKQLQKLESRVRELETEVEGEQRRGADAVKGVRKYERRVKELTYQTEEDKKNVTRLQDLVDKLQLKVKAYKRQAEEAEEQANVHLSKCRKIQHELEEAEERADIAESQVNKLRVKSRDSGKGKDAAE, translated from the exons ATGGCCGTTTACGGCAAAGCTGCCATTTACCTCCGTAAGCCGGAGAGGGAGAGAATTGAGGCTCAAAGCAAACCATTTGATGCCAAGTCTGCCTGCTATGTGACTGATGTCAAAGAGCTGTACTTGAAGGGAACAATCATGAGTAAGGATGGTGGCAAAGTCGTCGTCAAAGTCCTGGACACTCAGGAG AAAACAGTTAAGGAAGCTGATGTCTGTCCAATGAACCCTCCCAAGTACGACAAAATTGAGGACATGGCCATGATGACCCATCTCAATGAAGCCTCTGTGCTTTATAACCTCAAAGAGCGTTATGCAGCATGGATGATCTAC ACCTACTCTGGATTGTTCTGTGCCACTGTGAATCCCTACAAATGGCTCCCAGTGTACGATTCTGAAGTTGTCAATGCCTACAGAGGCAAGAAGCGTATGGAGGCTCCACCCCacatcttctctgtctctgacaaCGCTTATCAGTTCATGCTTACTG ATAGGGAGAACCAGTCTGTCTTGATCAC TGGAGAATCTGGTGCTGGAAAGACTGTGAACACCAAGCGTGTCATTCAGTACTTTGCAACAATCTCAGTTGGTGGAGACAAGAAGAGGGATACATCAAAG GGTTCACTTGAGGATCAGATTATTGCAGCCAATCCCCTGCTGGAGGCCTATGGTAATGCCAAAACTGTGAGAAATGACAACTCATCTCGTTTT GGTAAATTCATCAGAATCCATTTCGGCACAACTGGCAAACTGGCTAGTGCTGATATTGAGACAT ATCTGCTGGAGAAGTCTAGAGTGACATTCCAGCTTCCTGATGAAAGAGGCTACCACATCTTCTTCCAGATGATGACCAACCACAAACCTGAGCTGATTG aAATGGCACTCATCACATCCAACCCCTATGACTTCCCCATGTGCAGCATGGGTCAGATCGCTGTGAACAGCATTGATGACAAAGTTGAGCTGGAAGCCACTGAT AATGCTATTGATATCCTGGGCTTCACTGGTGAGGAGAAGATGGCCATCTACAAATTGACTGGTGCTGTGCTCCACCATGGCAACATGAAGTTCAAGCAGAAGCAgcgtgaggagcaggctgagCCTGATGGCACAGAGG ATGCTGACAAGGTTGCCTACTTGCTGGGTCTCAACTCTGCTGATATGCTTAAGGCTCTGTGCTATCCCAGAGTGAAGGTCGGAAATGAGTATGTCACCAAGGGACAGACTGTACCTCAG gtCGGGAACTCAGTTACTGCCCTTGCCAAGTCTATCTATGAGAGGATGTTCTTGTGGATGGTTATCCGTATTAACCAGATGCTGGATACTAAACAAGCAAGGCAGTACTTCATTGGTGTGCTGGATATTGCTGGCTTTGAAATCTTTGAT TTCAACACCTTGGAGCAGTTGTGCATCAACTTcactaatgagaaactgcaacagTTCTTCAACCACACCATGTTCGTTCTGGAGCAAGAGGAGTACAAGAAGGAGGGTATTATCTGGGAGTTCATTGACTTTGGTATGGACTTGGCTGCCTGCATTGAGCTTATTGAGAAG cccATGGGCATCTTCTCCATCCTTGAAGAGGAGTGCATGTTCCCCAAGGCAACAGACACATCCTTCAAAAACAAGCTGTATGACCAGCATCTTGGCAAAAACAAAGCATTTGAGAAGCCCAAGCCAACCAAGGGCAAGGCTGAGGCCCACTTCTCCCTGGTACATTATGCTGGTACCGTGGACTACAATATCGCTGGCTGGCTGGACAAGAACAAGGATCCACTGAATGAGTCTGTCATTCAGCTGTACCAGAAGTCCTCAGTCAAACTGATGCCTGTTATCTATCCACCTGTTGTTGAGG AAACTGGTGGAAAGAAGGGAGCCAAGAAGAAGGGTGGTTCTATGCAGACTGTGTCTTCACAGTTTAGG GAGAACTTGGGCAAGCTGATGACTAACTTGAGGAGCACCCACCCTCACTTTGTGCGCTGCCTGATTCCAAATGAGTCAAAGACTCCAG gtCTGATGGAGAACTTCCTGGTCATCCACCAGCTCAGGTGTAATGGTGTGCTGGAGGGTatcagaatctgcagaaaaggTTTCCCAAGCAGAATCCTCTATGCTGACTTCAAGCAGAG ATACAAGGTGCTGAATGCCAGTGTCATCCCTGAGGGCCAGTTCATTGATAACAAGAAGGCTTCAGAGAAGCTGCTTGGATCAATTGATGTCAACCATGACGAGTACAGATTTGGACACACCAAG GTGTTCTTCAAGGCTGGTCTCCTGGGTACCCTTGAGGAGATGAGAGATGAAAAACTGGCATCTTTGGTCACCATGACTCAAGCTTTGTGCCGTGGTTACCTCATGAGGAAGGAGTTTGTTAAGATGATGGAGAGGAG AGAAGCCATCTATACCATCCAGTACAACGTCCGCTCATTCATGAATGTCAAACACTGGCCATGGATGAAGGTGTACTACAAGATCAAGCCTCTGCTGAAGAGTGCTGAAACTGAGAAGGAGCTGAGTCAGATGAAGGAGAACTACGACAAGATGAAGACAGACCTGGCTACTGCCCTGGCCAAAAAGAAGGAACTGGAGGAGAAGATGGTGTCCCTCCTGCAGGAGAAGAATGACCTGCAGCTGCAAGTCGCATCA GAAGGAGAGAATCTGTCAGATGCTGAGGAGAGATGTGAGGGACTTATCAAAAGTAAGATTCAGATGGAGGCCAAACTCAAAGAGACAACTGAGAgattggaggatgaggaggaaatcAATGCTGAGCTCACTGCCAAGAAGAGAAAGCTGGAGGATGAATGCTCTGAGCTCAAGAAGGACATTGATGACCTGGAGCTTACCTTGGCCAAAGTGGAGAAGGAGAAACATGCCACTGAGAACAAG GTGAAGAACCTGACTGAAGAGATGGCCTCTCAGGATGAGAGCATTGCTAAGCTgaccaaagaaaagaaagcccTTCAGGAGGCTCATCAGCAGACTCTTGATGATCTGCAGGCTGAGGAAGACAAAGTCAACACTCTGACCAAGGCCAAGACCAAGCTTGAGCAGCAAGTGGATGAT CTTGAGGGTTCTCTGGAGCAAGAGAAGAAGCTGCGTATGGACCTTGAGAGAGCCAAGAGGAAGCTTGAGGGTGATCTGAAACTGGCTCAGGAATCCATCATGGATCTTGAGAATGACAAGCAGCAGTCTGATGAGAAACTGAAAAA GAAGGACTTTGAGATCAGCCAGCTCCTCAGCAAGATTGAGGATGAGCAGTCAATGGGTGCTCAGCTTCAGAAGAAGATCAAGGAGCTTCAG GCCCGTATTGAGGAACTAGAGGAGGAGATTGAGGCTGAGCGGGCTGCTCGTGCCAAGGTTGAGAAGCAGAGAGCTGACCTCTCCAGGGAACTTGAGGAGATCAGTGAGAGGCTGGAGGAGGCTGGTGGTGCCACTGCTGCTCAGATTGAGATGAACAAGAAGCGTGAAGCTGAATTCCAGAAGCTCCGTCGTGATCTTGAGGAGTCCACTCTGCAGCATGAAGCCACAGCTGCAGCTCTTCGCAAGAAACAGGCCGACAGCGTTGCTGAGCTGGGAGAGCAGATTGATAACCTCCAGCGTGTCAAGCAGAAGCTTGAGAAGGAAAAGAGCGAATACAAGATGGAGATTGATGATCTCTCCAGCAACATGGAGTCTGTAGCAAAAGCAAAG GGAAATCTTGAGAAGATGTGCCGTACCCTTGAGGACCAACTTAGTGAAATTAAGACCAAGAATGATGAAAATGTCCGTCAAAACAATGACATGAGTGCACAGAAAGCACGTCTCCTGACAGAAAATG GTGAGTTCAGCCGTCAAATTGAAGAGAAAGAGGCTCTTGTCTCCCAACTGACCAGGGGCAAACAGGCCTTCACTCAGCAGATTGAGGAGCTGAAGAGACAGATTGAGGAGGAGGTTAAG GCCAAGAATGCTCTTGCTCATGGACTGCAATCAGCCCGCCATGACTGTGACCTGCTGAGGGAGCAGtttgaggaggagcaggaggcaaAGGCTGAGCTGCAGCGTGGAATGTCCAAGGCCAACAGTGAGGTGGCTCAGTGGAGATCCAAGTATGAAACTGATGCTATCCAGCGCACTGAGGAGCTTGAGGAAGCCAA GAAAAAGCTTGCCCAGCGCCTTCAGGAGGCTGAGGAGCAGATTGAGGCTGTCAATTCCAAGTGTGCTTCTCTGGAGAAGACCAAACAGAGGCTCCAGAGTGAGGTGGAGGACCTCATGATTGATGTGGAGAGAGCTAACGGTCTGGCTGCCAACCTGGACAAGAAGCAGAGGAACTTTGACAAG GTTTTGGCAGAATGGAAACAGAAGTACGAGGAGGGACAGGCAGAGCTTGAGGGAGCTCAGAAGGAGGCTCGTTCTCTCAGCACTGAGCTGTTCAAAATGAAGAACTCATACGAGGAAGCTCTGGATCAGCTGGAGACCATGAAGCGTGAAAACAAGAACCTGCAGC AGGAGATCTCAGATCTGACTGAACAGATTGGTGAGACTGGCAAGAGCATCCATGAACTGGAGAAGTCCAAGAAGCAGGTGGAGACTGAGAAGTCTGAGATCCAGACTGCTCTTGAAGAGGCTGAG GGAACTCTGGAACATGAAGAGTCTAAGATCCTGCGTGTCCAGCTGGAGCTCAACCAGATCAAGGGTGAGGTGGACAGGAAGCTTGCAGAGAAAGACGAGGAGATGGAGCAGATCAAGAGGAACAGCCAGAGGGTGATTGACTCCATGCAGAGCACTCTGGATTCTGAGGTCAGGAGCAGGAATGATGCCCTGAGAatcaagaagaagatggagGGAGACCTGAATGAGATGGAGATTCAGCTGAGCCACGCCAATCGCCAGGCTGCTGAGTCCCAGAAGCAGCTGAGGAATGTGCAGGCACAGCTCAAG GATGCACAACTGCACCTTGATGATGCTGTGAGAGCCCAGGAAGACCTCAAAGAACAAGCTGCAATGGTGGATCGCAGGAACGGCCTCATGATGGCTGAAATTGAGGAACTCAGAGCTGGTCtggaacagacagagagaagccGCAAAATTGCTGAGCAGGAGCTGGTGGACGCAAGTGAGCGTGTTGGACTTCTGCACTCACAG AACACAAGCCTTCTGAACACCAAGAAGAAGCTTGAGACTGACCTGGTCCAGGTTCAGGGTGAAGTGGATGACACTGTTCAGGAAGCAAGGAATGCAGAGGAGAAGGCCAAGAAAGCCATCACTGAT GCTGCTATGATGGctgaggagctgaagaaggagcAGGATACTAGCGCTCACCTGGAGAGAATGAAGAAGAACCTCGAGGTTGCTGTGAAGGACCTGCAGCACCGCCTGGATGAGGCTGAGAACTTGGCCATGAAGGGAGGCAAGAAGCAGCTTCAGAAACTTGAGTCTCGG GTGCGTGAACTGGAGACTGAAGTTGAGGGTGAGCAGAGACGTGGAGCTGATGCAGTTAAGGGTGTCCGCAAATATGAGAGGAGAGTGAAGGAGCTCACCTATCAG aCTGAGGAGGACAAGAAGAATGTTACCAGGCTGCAGGATCTGGTTGACAAGCTGCAGCTCAAGGTGAAGGCCTACAAGAGGCAGGCTGAGGAAGCG GAGGAGCAGGCCAATGTTCATCTGTCCAAGTGCAGGAAGATTCAGCATGAGCTTGAGGAGGCTGAGGAGCGTGCCGACATAGCTGAGTCCCAGGTTAACAAACTGAGAGTTAAGAGCCGTGACTCTGGCAAG gGAAAAGATGCAGCTGAGTGA